A single region of the Vibrio chagasii genome encodes:
- a CDS encoding SURF1 family protein, with protein sequence MSPFIKLNAMKNSRATNTTLNNRIKVGDAIVITPNRLNHDERTFRSKGFWFAVALTLVSVGTLIKLGLWQLDRGNEKLRYEQQLSQRSVQPSKPLDAVLTEWREASVGTQQSVPPSTLNGLNADVELVKSSGLILLLDNQINQGTVGYVIYMLGEVQTQDGRKQLLIDLGFVAASNDRRELPGIGKITLPIEMSGRLYTRSVNPLSQELGLENTTPKRIQNINIEALSQYTGQEVLPFVFQPQSLDSWPYEMLWRPTAMKSEKHFGYSFQWFVMAAVLLSLMLLIGFRYLKKHSHMNKK encoded by the coding sequence ATGAGCCCTTTCATTAAGTTGAATGCGATGAAAAATAGCAGGGCAACTAACACAACTTTGAATAACAGGATAAAGGTAGGTGACGCCATAGTGATAACTCCAAACCGTTTGAATCATGATGAACGAACGTTCCGCAGTAAAGGTTTTTGGTTTGCGGTTGCTTTAACTTTGGTTTCAGTCGGCACTTTAATCAAGTTGGGTTTATGGCAGTTAGACAGAGGTAACGAGAAACTACGTTATGAGCAGCAGCTATCGCAGAGATCTGTGCAACCTTCTAAACCACTAGATGCAGTGCTCACTGAATGGCGAGAGGCAAGCGTTGGAACTCAGCAGTCGGTGCCCCCTTCGACCTTAAATGGCTTGAACGCTGACGTCGAATTAGTGAAATCGAGTGGTTTAATTCTCTTGCTGGACAATCAAATCAATCAAGGAACGGTGGGGTATGTGATTTACATGCTGGGCGAGGTTCAAACTCAAGATGGAAGAAAACAGCTTTTGATCGATCTTGGATTCGTTGCAGCAAGTAATGACAGAAGAGAGCTACCAGGAATAGGAAAGATCACGCTACCAATCGAGATGTCTGGTCGCTTGTACACACGTTCGGTGAATCCGTTAAGTCAGGAACTTGGGCTAGAAAACACGACGCCGAAAAGGATTCAAAATATCAACATAGAAGCGTTATCACAATACACAGGGCAAGAGGTGTTACCGTTCGTTTTTCAACCTCAGAGCTTAGATTCATGGCCTTATGAAATGCTATGGCGCCCGACTGCGATGAAGTCTGAGAAGCACTTCGGTTACTCATTTCAATGGTTTGTGATGGCTGCAGTATTGCTTTCGCTGATGTTGTTGATTGGGTTCAGATACTTGAAGAAACATAGTCACATGAATAAGAAGTAA
- the cyoE gene encoding heme o synthase codes for MVSRTSTQHQIVVQDTASSHEVAAQNKAAWKVYLTLTKPKVVALMLLTALVGMCLAVPNGLPLQQALFGMVGIGLMAGSAAAFNHLIDKKIDGQMSRTNRRPLPSGELSSVRVFAFAAGIGLLGFVTLALLVNPLTAWLTFASLLGYAVIYTMYLKRATPQNIVIAGIAGAMPPLLGWTAVTNELHSNAWLLVMIIFIWTPPHFWALAIHRRDEYAKVDIPMLPVTHGITYTKTSILLYTLLLSIVCVLPVLVGMSSWIYLSASLVLNGGFVYHAWVLKYRDEPNMAMKTFKFSIYHLMILFVALLADHYLL; via the coding sequence ATGGTCAGTAGAACTTCAACACAGCATCAAATTGTGGTTCAAGATACCGCTTCAAGTCATGAAGTTGCTGCTCAAAACAAAGCAGCTTGGAAGGTCTATTTAACACTGACTAAGCCTAAAGTGGTTGCTTTGATGTTGTTAACAGCATTAGTCGGCATGTGTTTAGCGGTGCCTAATGGATTGCCATTACAGCAAGCATTATTTGGCATGGTAGGGATAGGGTTGATGGCGGGTTCAGCCGCTGCATTTAATCACTTGATCGACAAGAAGATCGACGGGCAAATGTCTCGTACTAATCGTCGTCCTTTACCATCGGGTGAGCTCAGCAGTGTACGAGTATTCGCCTTTGCAGCAGGTATCGGTTTACTTGGCTTTGTGACTTTAGCCTTGTTAGTTAACCCGCTTACGGCTTGGCTAACCTTTGCGAGCTTATTAGGTTATGCGGTTATCTATACCATGTATTTAAAACGAGCGACGCCACAGAACATTGTCATTGCAGGGATCGCAGGGGCAATGCCACCTTTATTGGGTTGGACGGCAGTGACTAACGAGTTGCACTCCAACGCATGGCTACTGGTGATGATCATCTTCATCTGGACACCTCCTCACTTTTGGGCGCTTGCGATTCATCGTCGTGACGAATATGCCAAGGTAGATATCCCGATGTTGCCTGTGACACATGGGATAACTTACACCAAGACTTCAATTCTGCTGTATACACTATTGCTGAGCATCGTGTGTGTGCTGCCAGTATTGGTTGGAATGAGCAGTTGGATATACCTGAGCGCGTCTTTGGTGCTCAACGGTGGGTTTGTTTATCATGCCTGGGTATTGAAGTATCGTGATGAGCCTAACATGGCGATGAAGACATTCAAGTTTTCTATTTATCATCTCATGATTTTGTTTGTTGCTTTGCTGGCAGACCATTACCTCCTTTAA
- a CDS encoding cytochrome c oxidase assembly protein encodes MSDKQSELDKNQPKRSTKKRSTKKLTGYLVLSVVAMFGFGFALVPLYDVMCEALGINGKTNTVSAVQPRGMQPDYSRTVRVEFMSHIKPDMPWQFVPEDRVLEVHPGEVIQTNYIAKNLSGNSLVGQAVPSVSPGMGATYFNKMECFCFNQQPLEGHKSAEMGLIFYIEPDIPESIHTLTLSYTLFNITNEVVGESSSAEPNVIASN; translated from the coding sequence ATGAGTGATAAGCAAAGCGAACTAGATAAAAACCAACCAAAGCGGTCAACCAAGAAGCGATCAACTAAAAAGCTAACGGGTTACTTGGTATTGAGTGTGGTAGCGATGTTTGGCTTCGGTTTTGCTTTGGTGCCACTCTACGATGTGATGTGCGAGGCTTTGGGAATCAACGGCAAAACTAATACCGTGTCTGCGGTACAGCCACGTGGGATGCAGCCAGATTATTCTCGCACAGTTCGTGTGGAGTTTATGTCGCACATCAAACCTGATATGCCCTGGCAGTTCGTTCCTGAAGATCGTGTGTTAGAGGTTCACCCTGGTGAGGTAATTCAAACGAATTACATCGCCAAAAATTTATCAGGAAACTCTCTAGTGGGGCAGGCTGTGCCTTCAGTATCTCCAGGGATGGGGGCGACTTACTTTAATAAGATGGAATGCTTCTGCTTTAACCAGCAGCCATTAGAGGGGCATAAAAGCGCTGAAATGGGTTTGATATTTTACATAGAGCCAGATATTCCAGAATCGATTCACACACTGACGCTCTCTTATACGCTATTTAACATTACGAATGAGGTGGTCGGGGAATCAAGTAGTGCCGAGCCTAATGTAATCGCGAGTAACTAG
- a CDS encoding cytochrome c oxidase subunit 3 encodes MSSKKEVYFVPHQSHWPLVGAVALFLVAVGAGLTVQNMGTDAAGGVFGKAVLFVGFAVLLYMLAGWFSNVITESLSGLYSEQISRSFRQGMSWFIFSEIMFFGAFFGALFYARMISVPWIGGAGNNEMTHEVLWPMFQSMWPLTTTPDGVTTQAMPWQGIPLKNTIILLLSSITLHMAHLSLEQNKRMALIVWLEITIVLAGFFLFFQVEEYIHAYQDMGLTLQSGIYGNTFFLLTGFHGLHVCLGTIFLIVLLARVAKDHFTPKDHFAFQAGSWYWHFVDVVWLGLFVFVYVL; translated from the coding sequence ATGAGTTCTAAAAAGGAAGTTTATTTCGTTCCACATCAAAGCCATTGGCCATTAGTCGGTGCCGTTGCGCTATTTCTTGTTGCGGTTGGAGCAGGGTTAACCGTGCAAAACATGGGCACTGATGCCGCTGGCGGTGTGTTCGGTAAGGCTGTGTTGTTCGTCGGGTTTGCGGTGTTGCTTTACATGCTTGCGGGTTGGTTTAGCAACGTGATTACAGAATCCTTGAGCGGCCTCTATTCTGAGCAAATATCCCGCTCTTTCAGGCAAGGCATGAGTTGGTTCATCTTTTCTGAAATCATGTTCTTCGGTGCTTTCTTTGGCGCGCTGTTCTACGCTCGTATGATTTCTGTCCCATGGATTGGCGGGGCGGGCAACAATGAAATGACTCATGAAGTATTGTGGCCAATGTTCCAATCAATGTGGCCGCTGACTACGACACCGGATGGCGTAACAACACAAGCTATGCCATGGCAAGGAATTCCACTCAAAAACACCATTATCCTATTGCTTTCGTCCATCACGCTGCATATGGCCCATCTAAGCCTCGAACAAAACAAGCGCATGGCATTAATCGTTTGGTTAGAGATCACCATCGTTCTGGCTGGGTTCTTCCTATTTTTCCAAGTTGAAGAGTATATCCATGCTTATCAAGATATGGGCCTTACTCTTCAATCGGGAATCTATGGCAACACCTTCTTCTTACTGACGGGTTTCCATGGTTTACATGTCTGCTTAGGGACGATCTTTTTAATCGTGCTGTTGGCTAGGGTTGCCAAAGATCATTTTACACCCAAAGACCATTTTGCATTCCAAGCCGGCAGTTGGTATTGGCACTTTGTTGATGTGGTGTGGTTAGGATTATTCGTGTTTGTATACGTACTTTAG
- a CDS encoding COX15/CtaA family protein has product MQNKAPDLLMLVMRVTILLTLTVIVLGAYTRLSDAGLGCPDWPGCYGKLTVPSDAQAVNQANLQFPERALEANKAWIEMIHRYFAGSLGLLIFVVVAWCIKKNITSAGLPLLIAATVIFQALLGMWTVTLKLMPVVVMAHLMGGFTLLSLLCLLYCRLSNFQTRFSETTYSATSKFAALLGLMVVIGQILLGGWTSSNYAALVCTQLPICEGNWISYLDFKNAFDFAQHGHDNYEFGVLEYPARLTIHVMHRFGAIVATITVLMVVYQLWKLGQTAHQKLGVIVALVLAVQVSLGISNVWFHLPISVAVLHNLVAAMLLVSLVATNFVVWQRKPSERLAKNSVLQGGNHGQ; this is encoded by the coding sequence ATGCAGAACAAAGCCCCTGATTTACTCATGCTCGTGATGCGAGTGACTATCTTACTGACGCTGACAGTGATTGTGCTCGGTGCTTATACCCGATTATCGGATGCTGGGCTTGGTTGCCCTGACTGGCCTGGGTGTTATGGAAAGCTCACAGTACCGTCTGATGCACAAGCAGTGAACCAAGCTAACCTCCAATTCCCTGAACGTGCTCTTGAGGCTAATAAAGCTTGGATAGAGATGATACATCGCTACTTTGCTGGTTCATTAGGGCTTCTCATCTTTGTTGTAGTTGCTTGGTGTATTAAGAAGAACATCACTTCTGCTGGACTACCGTTACTTATTGCAGCAACGGTGATCTTTCAAGCTTTGTTAGGGATGTGGACAGTGACTCTCAAACTGATGCCTGTTGTGGTGATGGCGCACTTGATGGGAGGGTTCACTCTGCTGTCTCTGCTCTGCCTACTGTATTGTCGCCTCTCTAATTTCCAGACTCGGTTCAGTGAAACGACATACTCGGCGACGAGCAAGTTTGCTGCGTTACTTGGCCTGATGGTTGTAATTGGACAGATCTTACTTGGCGGTTGGACGTCTTCAAATTATGCCGCGCTGGTATGTACTCAACTGCCTATCTGTGAAGGTAATTGGATAAGCTACCTAGATTTTAAGAATGCGTTCGACTTTGCACAGCATGGGCATGATAACTATGAGTTTGGTGTGCTCGAGTATCCCGCAAGGCTCACCATACATGTCATGCATAGGTTTGGCGCTATTGTGGCAACGATAACGGTGCTAATGGTCGTGTATCAGTTGTGGAAGCTTGGTCAAACAGCGCACCAAAAACTGGGTGTCATTGTGGCATTGGTATTAGCCGTGCAAGTCAGTTTAGGGATCAGTAACGTGTGGTTCCATCTACCGATTTCAGTGGCAGTGCTTCATAACTTAGTTGCGGCGATGCTGCTTGTCAGTCTGGTTGCGACAAACTTTGTAGTGTGGCAACGAAAACCAAGTGAGCGCTTGGCAAAGAACAGTGTATTACAAGGAGGTAATCATGGTCAGTAG
- a CDS encoding DUF2909 family protein, which translates to MASPTFILLFKVVLVALLFFIAFNLMKGLIQIASSKHNGKKLSHFLGRRVMWSAVAVLLLLLALGSGVITPNPRPY; encoded by the coding sequence ATGGCGTCACCTACCTTTATCCTGTTATTCAAAGTTGTGTTAGTTGCCCTGCTATTTTTCATCGCATTCAACTTAATGAAAGGGCTCATTCAAATCGCTTCTAGCAAACACAATGGCAAAAAGCTGAGTCACTTCTTGGGGCGTCGAGTCATGTGGTCAGCCGTTGCTGTGTTACTGCTATTGCTTGCTTTAGGGTCAGGAGTGATAACTCCCAACCCTCGTCCTTATTAA
- the coxB gene encoding cytochrome c oxidase subunit II, which produces MKRLLVRLAWLLNSFVVLSISPWVNASSEYNMTQGVTEISGQVYELHMLIFYICCAIAFVVFGVMFYSILRHRKSKGAVAAHFHESTKVEILWTIIPIIILIAMAIPATKTLIAMEDTSQSELTVKITGSQWKWHYSYFGEDVEFFSLLATSDKEIEGIEVKGAHYLLEVDKPLVLPVDRKVRFLMTSDDVIHSWWVPAFAVKKDTIPGFINEAWTKIDEPGVYRGQCAELCGRAHGFMPIVVHAMAEDEFDAWLAEQKELTIAAQQAAQDALDASLSLEELNTIGEEVYKTRCAVCHQANGEGIPGAFPAIKGSPVALGDVDVHIDTIVYGRGGTAMQAFDNQLTEKEIAAVVTYQRNAWGNDTGDVVQASDVNAYKVKQSGGAEGSADEAQSDAKEQL; this is translated from the coding sequence TTGAAAAGATTACTGGTTAGGCTAGCGTGGCTTTTGAACAGTTTTGTTGTGCTGTCGATTTCGCCGTGGGTGAATGCGAGTAGCGAATATAACATGACACAAGGTGTAACAGAGATCAGTGGTCAAGTGTATGAACTTCACATGTTGATCTTCTACATCTGCTGTGCAATCGCCTTCGTTGTGTTCGGGGTGATGTTTTATTCGATTCTAAGGCACCGAAAGTCGAAGGGCGCGGTGGCCGCTCACTTTCATGAAAGTACCAAAGTCGAAATTCTCTGGACCATTATCCCCATCATTATTCTTATCGCAATGGCGATTCCCGCTACTAAAACCTTGATAGCGATGGAAGACACCTCCCAATCTGAACTCACAGTTAAAATTACTGGCTCACAATGGAAATGGCATTACAGTTATTTTGGCGAAGATGTTGAATTCTTCAGCTTGCTGGCAACCAGTGATAAAGAAATCGAAGGCATTGAAGTGAAAGGCGCTCATTACTTGCTAGAGGTTGATAAACCACTCGTCCTTCCTGTCGATCGAAAAGTTCGCTTCTTGATGACTTCAGATGATGTGATTCACTCTTGGTGGGTTCCGGCCTTTGCCGTTAAAAAAGATACCATTCCGGGTTTCATTAACGAAGCTTGGACAAAAATTGATGAACCAGGCGTTTACCGAGGACAGTGTGCAGAGCTTTGTGGTCGTGCTCACGGCTTCATGCCGATAGTAGTGCATGCCATGGCAGAAGATGAGTTTGACGCATGGTTAGCAGAACAGAAAGAGCTAACGATTGCCGCACAACAAGCGGCTCAAGATGCGTTAGACGCGTCACTTTCTTTGGAAGAGTTGAACACCATAGGTGAAGAGGTATACAAAACTCGATGTGCCGTATGTCATCAAGCAAACGGTGAAGGTATACCCGGAGCGTTTCCTGCTATCAAAGGTAGCCCAGTTGCTCTTGGAGATGTAGATGTTCATATCGACACTATTGTTTACGGTCGAGGAGGCACGGCAATGCAAGCCTTCGACAATCAGTTGACTGAGAAAGAGATTGCAGCAGTCGTGACCTACCAACGAAATGCTTGGGGGAATGACACTGGCGATGTGGTTCAAGCTTCAGATGTTAATGCCTATAAGGTTAAACAGTCGGGTGGAGCGGAAGGCTCTGCGGATGAAGCACAAAGTGATGCTAAGGAGCAGCTATGA
- a CDS encoding SCO family protein, with the protein MDKSQTQTKKESTDANLAAFKQRRSRGRLIFIGLILVFALPAIIAKTVLEQNWYTSGVTNSGELVEPRVTLQDFGLTTPMEGEGWLVGYIAPTDCDSLCEQQLHYLNQSYLALGKNKERVTAVVFVSEGDALPGAFNKPDLSFLSGGEQLSTKFAPASIVIIDPLGQLVMEYKSVSEPSQLVGQSKGMVHDLRKLLKLSRVG; encoded by the coding sequence ATGGATAAGTCTCAAACACAAACTAAAAAGGAAAGTACCGATGCTAATCTTGCTGCGTTTAAACAGCGCCGCTCACGTGGTCGACTTATCTTCATCGGGTTGATCTTGGTCTTCGCCTTACCTGCCATTATTGCTAAAACTGTATTAGAGCAGAATTGGTACACATCTGGTGTGACAAACAGTGGGGAGTTAGTTGAGCCAAGAGTGACTCTACAAGATTTTGGGCTGACGACGCCGATGGAAGGAGAAGGGTGGTTGGTGGGTTACATTGCGCCAACGGACTGCGATAGCTTATGCGAACAACAACTCCATTACTTGAACCAAAGCTACTTAGCGCTAGGGAAGAACAAAGAACGAGTGACAGCTGTGGTTTTTGTTTCTGAAGGGGATGCATTACCAGGAGCATTTAACAAACCTGATTTGTCATTTCTGTCTGGTGGGGAGCAGTTGAGCACTAAGTTTGCACCAGCTTCGATTGTTATCATTGATCCCCTTGGGCAACTCGTTATGGAATACAAAAGTGTCTCAGAACCGTCGCAGTTAGTCGGGCAGTCCAAAGGCATGGTTCATGACCTCAGAAAGCTTCTAAAGCTATCACGTGTTGGATAG
- the gbpA gene encoding N-acetylglucosamine-binding protein GbpA, protein MKQLPKKSLIALSLLSVSGASFGHGYVSAYNNGVAESRVALCKFPASDTQEKNTNCGGIQYEPQSVEGPEGFPEVGPADGKIASAQSSLAAALDEQTADRWVKRPIQSGSQYFEWTFTANHVTHDWKYYITKPDWNPNQPLARSSFDLTPFCVVEGNMEQPPMQVSHLCNVPEREGYQVILAVWDVGDTAMAFYNVIDVKFDGDGPIIPDWDQGGQINPTRDLNIGDAVYTRVFDQSGENASYSTELVIENNEQGKANNWSYALASKINQEQTQIKAGQLNDQGDFAPVYGSNPVYLKAGSGFKSVEIGYKIDTPEPEHEVEVTGLESEYIIDESQPTQLDLTLAATGDVQAELTVYNHHREALASQKSELKDGQVEDVQLTLSKSEAGHHMLVVVTKDDQGNLVDQNTLDFHLMDEQTPPPAGDYDFVFPESIESYTEGTKVLSSDGSVYQCKEFPYSGYCIQWAPTATQYEPGVGSHWQDAWYKVD, encoded by the coding sequence ATGAAACAACTCCCAAAAAAATCACTCATCGCTCTGTCGCTACTAAGCGTTAGTGGTGCAAGCTTCGGTCACGGTTATGTCTCGGCATACAATAATGGCGTAGCTGAAAGCCGTGTAGCGCTGTGTAAGTTCCCTGCGAGTGATACACAAGAGAAGAACACCAACTGTGGTGGTATCCAATACGAACCGCAAAGTGTGGAAGGCCCTGAAGGCTTCCCAGAGGTTGGCCCTGCTGATGGAAAAATCGCTAGTGCGCAATCTTCTTTAGCGGCTGCGCTAGACGAGCAAACGGCAGACCGTTGGGTTAAACGCCCTATCCAATCTGGCTCTCAGTACTTTGAGTGGACATTTACAGCAAACCACGTGACTCACGATTGGAAATACTACATTACAAAACCAGACTGGAATCCAAACCAGCCTTTGGCTCGCAGTTCTTTTGATCTAACACCATTCTGTGTAGTCGAAGGCAATATGGAACAGCCACCAATGCAAGTAAGCCACTTGTGTAATGTCCCTGAGCGTGAAGGCTACCAAGTGATTCTTGCTGTTTGGGATGTGGGTGATACTGCAATGGCTTTCTACAACGTTATTGATGTGAAATTTGATGGCGATGGCCCGATCATTCCTGATTGGGACCAAGGCGGTCAAATCAACCCAACTCGCGACCTAAACATCGGTGATGCCGTTTACACTCGTGTCTTTGACCAATCTGGTGAGAACGCTTCATACAGCACAGAGCTAGTCATTGAGAACAACGAACAAGGTAAAGCGAATAACTGGTCTTATGCATTGGCATCAAAGATCAACCAAGAGCAGACGCAAATCAAAGCGGGTCAATTGAACGACCAAGGTGATTTCGCTCCTGTATACGGCTCAAATCCAGTTTACTTAAAAGCAGGTTCAGGCTTTAAGAGCGTAGAGATCGGCTACAAGATTGATACTCCAGAGCCAGAGCATGAAGTTGAAGTAACAGGTTTAGAATCAGAGTACATTATCGATGAGAGTCAACCGACTCAACTTGATCTTACTCTAGCGGCAACAGGCGATGTTCAAGCAGAACTCACGGTATACAACCACCATCGTGAAGCACTTGCGTCTCAGAAATCTGAACTTAAAGACGGACAAGTTGAAGATGTTCAGTTGACTCTGTCTAAATCTGAAGCTGGCCACCACATGCTTGTGGTTGTAACTAAGGATGACCAAGGCAACTTAGTTGACCAAAACACGCTTGATTTCCACCTTATGGACGAGCAAACACCGCCACCAGCAGGCGATTACGATTTCGTATTCCCTGAAAGCATTGAATCTTACACTGAAGGTACAAAAGTACTGAGCAGCGACGGTAGCGTTTATCAGTGTAAAGAGTTCCCATACTCTGGTTACTGTATTCAGTGGGCACCAACGGCAACTCAGTACGAACCTGGTGTAGGCTCACACTGGCAAGATGCTTGGTACAAAGTCGACTAA
- the ctaD gene encoding cytochrome c oxidase subunit I has product MSSPIEKPVKSAPAEDQALSHTLDGTLDSHDLPSDDHDSHAAPKGWARWLYSTNHKDIGTLYLWFSFAMFLTGGAMAMVIRAELFQPGLQLVEPDFFNQMTTVHGLIMVFGAVMPAFTGLANWMIPMMIGAPDMALPRMNNLSFWILPFAFLILIGSLFTEGGGPSFGWTFYAPLSTTYGPDSTALFVFSVHIMGISSIMGAINVIVTIVNMRAPGMTWFKLPMFVWTWLITAFLLIAVMPVLAGAVTMVLTDKYFGTSFFDAAGGGDPVMFQHIFWFFGHPEVYIMILPSFGIVSAIIPAFSGKRLFGYHSMVYATCSIAILSFLVWAHHMFTTGMPVFAELFFMYCTMLIAVPTGVKVFNWVATMWRGALTFETPMLFTIAFIVLFTIGGLSGLMLAIVPADFQYHDTYFVVAHFHYVLVTGAVFSIMAAAYYWLPKWTGHMYDHKLSLWHFWTSVISVNVLFFPMHFLGLAGMPRRIPDYAIQFADVNQVVSIGGFAFGLSQLIFLWLVIKCVKGGELAPSKPWERAEGLEWTVPSPAPHHTFTHPPKVD; this is encoded by the coding sequence ATGAGTTCACCAATCGAAAAGCCGGTGAAATCGGCGCCTGCAGAAGACCAGGCTCTAAGTCATACTTTAGATGGTACCTTAGACAGCCATGACTTACCTTCGGACGATCACGATTCCCATGCCGCTCCTAAAGGATGGGCGCGTTGGCTGTATTCAACCAATCATAAAGACATAGGTACGCTATATCTGTGGTTCAGTTTCGCCATGTTCCTAACTGGCGGTGCGATGGCGATGGTGATCCGTGCGGAGCTATTCCAACCGGGTCTGCAGCTTGTTGAGCCTGATTTCTTCAACCAGATGACCACAGTCCATGGCTTGATCATGGTATTTGGCGCGGTAATGCCTGCATTCACAGGGCTCGCCAACTGGATGATCCCTATGATGATCGGCGCTCCAGATATGGCGTTACCTCGAATGAACAACCTCAGTTTCTGGATTCTACCTTTCGCCTTCCTAATCTTGATTGGATCTTTGTTTACTGAAGGGGGCGGTCCTAGCTTTGGTTGGACATTCTACGCACCGCTCTCAACGACGTATGGCCCAGATAGCACAGCTTTGTTTGTATTCTCTGTTCACATCATGGGTATTAGCTCAATCATGGGCGCGATCAACGTTATCGTGACTATCGTGAACATGAGAGCTCCGGGTATGACTTGGTTTAAATTGCCAATGTTTGTTTGGACTTGGTTAATTACCGCTTTCTTGCTGATAGCCGTAATGCCAGTTCTCGCAGGGGCCGTGACCATGGTGTTGACCGACAAATACTTTGGGACGAGCTTCTTCGATGCGGCCGGTGGCGGTGACCCCGTCATGTTCCAGCACATATTTTGGTTCTTTGGGCACCCTGAAGTTTACATCATGATTTTGCCATCCTTTGGTATTGTTTCAGCAATTATCCCTGCATTTAGTGGCAAGCGTTTGTTCGGTTATCACTCAATGGTGTACGCGACCTGTAGTATCGCAATCTTGTCCTTCTTAGTTTGGGCACACCATATGTTCACCACGGGGATGCCCGTCTTTGCAGAGCTGTTCTTCATGTATTGCACCATGTTGATTGCTGTGCCGACAGGCGTGAAAGTCTTTAACTGGGTCGCAACCATGTGGCGAGGCGCATTGACTTTCGAAACCCCAATGCTGTTCACCATTGCCTTTATCGTTCTGTTCACGATAGGTGGCTTGTCTGGATTGATGCTCGCCATTGTTCCTGCAGATTTCCAATACCACGACACCTATTTTGTAGTGGCTCACTTCCACTACGTTCTGGTGACTGGTGCCGTGTTCTCGATAATGGCCGCCGCTTATTATTGGTTACCTAAATGGACTGGTCATATGTACGACCACAAGCTCAGTCTATGGCATTTCTGGACGTCAGTAATCTCAGTGAATGTTCTTTTCTTCCCTATGCATTTCCTAGGTTTAGCGGGGATGCCACGTCGTATTCCAGACTACGCTATCCAGTTCGCTGACGTTAACCAAGTGGTGTCGATAGGGGGCTTCGCCTTTGGTTTATCGCAACTCATCTTTTTGTGGCTAGTTATCAAGTGTGTGAAAGGCGGCGAGCTAGCACCAAGCAAGCCATGGGAACGTGCTGAAGGGTTAGAGTGGACGGTACCAAGCCCTGCGCCTCATCATACTTTTACTCATCCGCCTAAAGTCGATTAG